Genomic DNA from Candidatus Nitronereus thalassa:
CGAATTCTTCATGAAGGAAAAAGGGTTTACCTGCCAATCCTGTCATATGCCGGAAATATCGAGGCCGGTGGCGGAAGGCGGCCCCATTCGCCAGGGGCGACAGCATTTATGGCGTGGGGGACATGACCCTGAAATGATTAAGCGTGCGGTGGCGATCCAAGTCCAGGCTGATCCGCCGAATCCCAAACCCGGGGATACGGTGAATATGACGCTCACGTTGATCAACGCCGGCGCTGGTCACAAAATTCCGACCGGCGATCCTGACCGTCACTTTACGGTGGAATTTTTTGTGAAGGATAACACCGGCGCCGTCATTGCGGAACATACTGAAACGATGGGCCGGTGGATTCTCTGGCAACCGGTCATCGTGGAGCTTTATGACAACCGATTGCTGCCTTTGGCCAGCCGGGACTACCAATTTTCCTATCAAATTCCTCAAGGGAGGGACGACTTGGTTGTGGAGGCTCGAGTTCGCTATCATATCCTCACAGATGGACAGCATGCCATGTTGCGGGGCAGCTATGGATTGCGATCCGATGATCCCTATCGATTTATGATTTATCAGCGAGATTTTCCACTCAGCGAGAAACTGAGTGTGGCGTTGATTGATCAACCCGTCGATACCCGCATTGGATGTGCCAAGGATTCTTCCGATGTCGTGATGCCCCATGGCCCTTTAAGTTAATTTAGCAGAGGAATAGGAACAGATTTATGTCGAGTGCATGGTTAATTGATACAGAAACTTTGGCGCAGAATTTGGGTCGGAAAGATCTCGTTGTTATTGATGTGCGTGGTGAGGCCGCCTATTCGTCGCATATTCCAGGGGCCATCAATTCCACCTGGCATGCCTATAGTGATCCCGAGGCGGTGGCCAAAGGGGTGTTGGATCCCGATATTTCTCGACTGGAACGCCGGTTGCAGGCATTGGGCATTAATAATTCCAGCGATATTGTAATCTATTCCAACCCCTTTGATAATTGGGGTGATGAGGGTCGAATGTTTTGGATGCTTCAGTATCTTGGCCATTCGAGCGTCAAAATACTGGATGGGGGTTGGGTGAAATGGAC
This window encodes:
- a CDS encoding multiheme c-type cytochrome; protein product: MVRGRRRRRSRGGWAVLLGLIVVASVSVYYFYTEIRPTVIFGLRDDYARAIPFQSVPVGLESLKAEECGQCHQDIYQEWKTSIHAHAYKDPFFQAYWKKDDNIWVCLNCHTPLENQQPTLIQSIPNNRVERAVQIENPMYDPAYQQEGVTCAACHVRDGVIFGPYDDSVAPHPTEFDPAFRTTAMCYRCHNVVSGPFQFYNVGPCGTYAEYEGEFFMKEKGFTCQSCHMPEISRPVAEGGPIRQGRQHLWRGGHDPEMIKRAVAIQVQADPPNPKPGDTVNMTLTLINAGAGHKIPTGDPDRHFTVEFFVKDNTGAVIAEHTETMGRWILWQPVIVELYDNRLLPLASRDYQFSYQIPQGRDDLVVEARVRYHILTDGQHAMLRGSYGLRSDDPYRFMIYQRDFPLSEKLSVALIDQPVDTRIGCAKDSSDVVMPHGPLS